One Carya illinoinensis cultivar Pawnee chromosome 5, C.illinoinensisPawnee_v1, whole genome shotgun sequence genomic window, GGCTCGTAGATGGTCTCGACAGGATCGGTCGCTAGTTAATGCTGCCTTCCTGGAGTTATATTTGAACGCCAGTATGCAGTATCTTTCGCGTCGTACATCGGATCACTCACCGCTTCTAATTCGGTTGGAGGAGTTTCATAACTCTTATGGGTTCCCGCCGTTTAAATTCCATCAAATGTGGGTGACTCATGAATCCTTCTTGAGTTGTATTGCTGGGGCATGGGAAGATGATATTGAAGATTACGGAATGGTGAGGTTAGCTCGGAAGCTTAAACGGCTGAAGCCTATTCTACGGGTGTGGAATCATGATGTGTTTGGCAATATTAAAACACAGATTGGCTATTTAGAGGAGAGGTTAGCCAGGTTAGAGACCAAGCTGCAGGTTGAGTTTCATGCGGAAGATGAACAAGACTATTTGGTCACCAAGGCAGAACTGGATGTGAGGTCGCAGTGGGAGGAAATACATCTTCGCCAACAAGCAAAACAAAGCTGGCTCTCACATGGGGTAGCTTCTCAATTTTTTCTGTcgtttaataatataaaaaggaATGTGGTGCGTGAAATGAAGCTTCAAGATGGTACCTGGCTTAAAAGTCCAGAAAAAGTGCATAAGGGTACGGTTGAGTATTTCACAAAATTTCTAGAGCATAATCAGGTGGAGGACGTGCCAAATTTAGTTGGTTTAATTCAACCAAGTATCACAGAGGAGGAAAATAATATGTTGGGGTTGCTCCCTTCAATCCAAAATGTAAAAAAAGCATTGTTTGCAATTACAGTGGATAGTAGTCCGGGACTGGATGGATTCGGGTTTGGATTTTATCAAGCTTGTTGGCATATTGTTAGCAAGGATCTTGTTGGGGCGGTGCAGGAATTTTTTTCAAGTGCTGTTCTTCCAAGAAATTTTTCGGCCTCGTTTTTGGTGTTGATACCGAAGGTGGCTGCTCCTACTGGTTTTGACAAATTTTGGCCCATTAGCTTGTGCTcggtattttacaaaatttgcaCTAAAATTCTAGTTAGTAGGCTTTCTACCCTACTTCCAAGGTTGGTGTCTTTGGAGCAAGGGGCTTTTATTTCAGGTAGGAGTATCTTTGATAATATTAGCCTCACTCAAGAGTTAGTACATAGTCTGCATAAACCTGCTTGGGGaggaaatattattttgaagattgatatggAAAAAGCATGTGATAGTGTAGCTTGGAGTTTTTTGCTGAATGTTCTTCATCATTTTGGGTTTTATGCGAGTTTCTATGGTTTGATTAATAGATGTATATCCCAAAACTGGTTCTCAGTTATGATGAATGGGGTTCCTAAAGGTTATTTTCATGGTGGTCAGGGGTTAAGACAGGGTGATCCATTGTCACCATATCTTTTCATTCTTGTCGAAGAAGTCCTTTCTTGGTTGCTCAGATAAAAATTCATGGAAAAGAAGATTGGCACTTTCCCTATTCCAAGGCAAGCCCCATTGATTTCTCATCTTCTATATGCCGATGATATTGTCATTTTTGCTAATGGGGGTTCCTTTTCGGTGCGGAAAATTTCAAAGTCTCTTCAGCTCTATGAACGATGGTCTGGGCAAAAGGTTAGTTCCTCAAAGTCTTCTATCATTTTTTCGAACCACATTGCAATTAACCAAAGACAGAGATTATTGAGAATTTTGGGTTTCGTGGAAGGAAAACTTCCATTTAAGTATTTAGGCGTGCCAATTTTAGCTGGTAGATTGAAAGCAGTGCATCTTGAAGACATTGTTGGTAAAATTAAAGATAGAATCGAGGGAttgcaaaataaaatactacCCAATGGATCGAGGGTGATACTTTTGCGCCAGGTACTTATGAGTTTACCGATCCACTTGTTGTCTACGGTCCACACACCAGTATCTGTGTTGAGAAAAATTAATAGGagtttcagtaatttttttggGGTGTGAAGGATgggaaactaagaaaatattggaAGTCTTGGGAACAATTGTGTCTCCTGACATCCGAAGGTGGCATGGGCTTTCGTAATTTGCAGGATGTGCAAAAGACATTATTTATGAAGTTTGCATGGAAATTACTAATGGAAGATTCGCTTTGGTCACAATTTTTCAAAGCGAAGTATATGCGAGATCGGCATGTTTCCTTGTTACCGCAGGGAAAAGGTACGAGGTTCTGGAAGAAGGTGCATTTATGTCTTCCAGAGGTTCTGAGCAAGTCCAAATGGAAACTACGTAGGGAAAATGCCTCCTTTTGGTGGGATAGATGGATGGATGATGGGCCAATCGGTGCGTCGCATGGAAATGTAGTTAGTCTGGATATGAAGGTGACAGAATGCTGGGTAGATAATGAATGGGATGAGGATATGTTGATTCGATTAATTGGGGAGGAAAAAACTCGTGAGGTTATAAGGGTATTACATAAACGACCTGAGGGGGCTGATGTGTTAGTATGGTTAGAGACTAAAACAAGGCAGTTCACAGCACAGAGTGCATGGAATTGTGTACGAGTTCGGGCTCCTAAAGTCAGGTGGGCGGGCTGGATATGGCATTCTTGTTTGCCCAAAAATATGTCTGTTGTCATGTGGAAGGCATTAAATAATGCTCTGAGTGTCGATGCTAAGTTGAGATAAGTGGGTATACCAATAGTCTCGAAATGCAATTGCTGCTTGAAAGGTGGATTTGAGGACTTGAATCATGTCCTTGCAACTGGTAATTTTGCAATAGAAGTGTGGAAGAAAGTTGCAGAGCAGGTGGGGCTTGGCAGTGTAACGACATCAACTTGGAGGACTCTGGTTGACATATGGTTTTGAAAGGCTAAGAATGGATAGCAGATGGGGCAGCTTTTGGGTTTACTTCCTGCGATAATCACGTGGTTGCTCTGGTTGAGAAGATGCCATTCTCGGGCAGAAGGGAAAAGCGAGTCTGTTAGTCAGATTTGGATGCAGCTGAAGCACTGGGTTGTAAAAATTGgagagaaattaaaaacaacaaacCAACAGTCGAGCAGAGATATACAAATTCTACAGGAACTGCAGGTTCCAGTTACTGTTCCGAAGAGGAGATGTCCTCGCTTGGTTAGTTGGTTTCGACCGGACGAAAGAAGATGGAAGATGAATGTTGATGGAGCGTCGAAGGGAAATCCAGGGCCAGCAGGAGCAGGGGGAGTTTTGAGGGATTCGGCTGGGAACGTGAAAATGGTTTTTCAATAAGTTTGGGATATGGTACGAACAATTATGCAAAATTATTGGGGTTATTACATGGTATTCAGTTGGTGAAGAAACAAGGCATAGTGGATTTTGAGGTTGAACTTGACTCTTGGTTGGTGGTCCATTGGATAACTGAAAACAGATGCAATACCTGGTATctggaggatttttgggaagaggTAATGGAAGCTTTATAGGTGCTTGATGTTCGTATATCTCATATATTCAGGGAAGGGAATAAAGCGGCAGACTTCCTAGCTCGTTTAGGGGCGGAAGGCCGGAATGGGAAGTGGTGGTCGTCACAGGAGATACCTCCTCTGCTGAGAGGAATTCTAAGGCTTGACAAAATTGGCTTCCCTTCTATCCATATGTAGTAGTATGGGTAAAGGGGTTTTTTTTAGTTGCATGGTTTTTTTGCTGGCATTGTTCTTTGGGTGGGTGATTTGTAGTTTGTTCCTTcatgttttttctttgattttcctcCGTCAAAAGTGAGAATGAATAAAAGTGAGAGGGAATCACTCTTGGACATATGATTTCCACTCTTtttaaattcaagaaaaaaaaaagtatggttAGGAACGTAATGGAGAATAGAGAAGTGACATAAAACTAACAACACCCCACTAACCACTCACAATGCCTCAATAAAGGAGGGGTTTTCCTACCAAATAGAGGGGAAGAGGAAAAAAGGGAGTAGGTGACTCTGGCGAGACCATTTGGAAGATTTCTTTAACCTCAATCTAAAAGATTTTAGGAATATTGCTTcctctaaaataaataaatattttttttaaaaaaaaaaggatctccGACCTATTGTACTATGAGACACGAGAAatcatgaaaaatgataaaattatctattataattaatttattctcCAATACCATGTAGACCTAGGCTTTATATCAAACTATATAAATCCATATTTCTTCTTGCTTgcattctatttattatttacttccATGAACGAGCTTAAGCATGACGACCCACCAATGACCACCGGGCCACCCTCGTGGGCCAGAGATGATCTTTCTTTCATCCGGCTTGTTGGTGCTAAATTTCGGCATTAACATTCCAGAATCAAGTCGTGCATCTCAACCCAAATTTAATGGTAATTGATGTGAGAATATAGCCATCTATGAGGTGACAAAGCTACTACGCCTCAAGGCTCAAACGACAGGAAAAAAAAACGTTTTAATTGGTTAGAAAACACCACCTAATTACCTAAAGAGCCACTTTCAGGTATCGACAATTAATGATTATGGGTTGAAAGTAATAAGAGTTTTATTGGGCTCGGTGAGTAGTATGGGGCTGAAAGGAACTGTTCCCGTCGAGATATGAAAAGGAAAAGCCAATGAATTTGTAAAATCGATATGTTTCCTCATCGGTCTGAGTCTGCAACGTCTGAAGTAGAATTTCTACAATTCTGTACGCATTAGATACTATATAATCTATACATGTATTTAGAATTAAGGAGCGGGAGAAAGATAGAAACAAGAATTAAGTCTAATTTTCtgaaatatttatatacacaacaataaatattatgtcTTACTTAACGtgtcttttttttcctcctctatCAGCTTGTTCCAAACATacttaggcctcgtttgtttttagagatgaaataagttgaataaaatattattataatatattatttttatatttagatttgaaaaaattatattgaaatttaaaaaaattgaattatttattttattttatatgaagatttgaaaaaattgtaatgattgagataagatgagattgaaGTTTTGTGAAAATGAACAAGGCCTAAAATGCATAATTTTAAGTTATCTAACCTTGACTTTACTTTTTATTGGCATCccatattagaaaaaaataaaaaaataaaaa contains:
- the LOC122309401 gene encoding uncharacterized protein LOC122309401, which codes for MEKKIGTFPIPRQAPLISHLLYADDIVIFANGGSFSVRKISKSLQLYERWSGQKVSSSKSSIIFSNHIAINQRQRLLRILGFVEGKLPFKYLGVPILAGRLKAVHLEDIVGKIKDRIEGLQNKILPNGSRVILLRQDGKLRKYWKSWEQLCLLTSEGGMGFRNLQDVQKTLFMKFAWKLLMEDSLWSQFFKAKYMRDRHVSLLPQGKGTRFWKKVHLCLPEVLSKSKWKLRRENASFWWDRWMDDGPIGASHGNVVSLDMKVTECWVDNEWDEDMLIRLIGEEKTREVIRVLHKRPEGADVLVWLETKTRQFTAQSAWNCVRVRAPKVRCHSRAEGKSESVSQIWMQLKHWVVKIGEKLKTTNQQSSRDIQILQELQVPVTVPKRRCPRLVSWFRPDERRWKMNVDGASKGNPGPAGAGGVLRDSAGNVKMLVKKQGIVDFEVELDSWEGNKAADFLARLGAEGRNGKWWSSQEIPPLLRGILRLDKIGFPSIHM